Part of the Anaerolineae bacterium genome, CTTTGTGATTGGAACGGCTGACCCGCATTATGATGCGGACGTACTGGCCGAGATACAGGCCGCTACCGGCGGGCAGGTGGTGGCTATTGAGGGGGCAGACCACGGGATGAATATTGGGGTTGAGGTGCTGCCCTCAATCCGGGCTTTGGAAAAGGTGATGCAAGCGATAGAGGTCTTTCTCAGTTGAGGGAGGAAACTTTTTCCCGCACAGCCGCCATTATTTTGGCGGCGGGAGGATCAACCCGCTTTGGCGCGCCCAAGCAGTTGGCCCGTTGGGGCCGGCAGACCTTTATTGAGCGGGTGGCTGATGTAGCTTTGGCTTCGTTGGCGCAGCCGGTGGTGGTGGTGGTGGGCGCGGAGATAGACCAATGCCGGGCGGCCCTGGCCAACAGGCCGGTCCAGGTGGTGGTCAATAAAAATTGGGCCGGGGGCCAAAGCACCTCCATGCAGGCCGGTTTGGCCGTTTTGCCGCCAAACGTAAACGGCGTTATTTTTCTTTTGGTTGATCAGCCTGGGGTCACGCCCGATGTACTGGACGCCCTCATTGAGCGCCATCGCCAAACGCTGGCCCCGGTAGTGTGGCCGGAATTTGCCGGGCAGCGCGGCAATCCCGTGCTTTTTGACCGTTCTCTCTTTGACCAATTGCGCCAAATCAACGGCGATGTGGGCGGTCGTCCGTTGCTGAGGGCCTATCAGGCTCAGGCAGAGCGAGTGGCGGTGACCAATAGGGCTGTTTTACAAGATTTTGATCGGCCTGAGGATTTAAAGTAGTTTTGGGGGGTGAGCTAGCTAATTATAACTTTTCCTGGTTGGTTGAGTGATTTTACCAATTTGTTGTCAGGAGGCATTATCGAGGAATTAAATTGAATCAAAGCATCCCAATTGATTGTGCCGTCGTGACAAAAATTTTTCATAAATTGAAACGAGAACTTGTTGACAATTTGGGCATATTTGTCCTGGAATTCTTCGTTTTTGAGTTTTGCTTTGTATCCCAGAGGTTCGATAATCTTTATGTATAGTTCTTCATTGCCAGAAATAAATTCCCAAAACCTTTGCCCACAATACTTAAAGTAGTCCCCTTTATCTGGATTATTATCCTATAAAACCTCAGCCTATGGCTGAGCGACTCGATTAGGTTCGACGGTTCCGGCGTGAGTGGATTAGACTCCTGCAC contains:
- a CDS encoding nucleotidyltransferase family protein translates to MREETFSRTAAIILAAGGSTRFGAPKQLARWGRQTFIERVADVALASLAQPVVVVVGAEIDQCRAALANRPVQVVVNKNWAGGQSTSMQAGLAVLPPNVNGVIFLLVDQPGVTPDVLDALIERHRQTLAPVVWPEFAGQRGNPVLFDRSLFDQLRQINGDVGGRPLLRAYQAQAERVAVTNRAVLQDFDRPEDLK